The Clostridium beijerinckii genomic sequence CCGTGACCGTAGGTGAAAACCGTCTTAAATGGGCAAAATTTAATGGGAAGAAATCTGGAATAAAACTTCATATATCTTTAAATATTAATGACTTTACACCACAAAAAGTTATTGAAACTATTGCTAAAAAGCATGATGGACCGATAGGTGAAGGTTTAATAGATGTACACTCTATTTTAGTTGAAGATAGGGCTTATGAAAATCATGAGAGATTTGATATGTTTAAAGAAATAAAACAATCTTTTGTTATAAGAATAAAAAATAATACAATACTTTCAAAACCAAAGAAATTGAGAAGTTTAGGAGTAGTAGAAAATTCTTCTGTAATTCGAGATGTTACATGTTATTTAGGAAAAGAGACTAAAAAAACTCAAAATAGATTTAGAGTAGTTGAATTTACTGATTATTATGGTAAATCAGTAAAAGTGTGCACTGACCTAATGAACATTACTCCAGAAAAAATAGCAGAAATATACAAGGAACGTTGGAAAATTGAAACCTTCTTTAAATTTATAAAACAAAACTTGAATGTAAAAAGAATATTTGGAACAACTGAAAATGCTGTCTATAATCAACTTTTCATATCATTGATAGCTTATGTTTTGCTTCAATTTACTTATGTTGAAACGACTAAAAATTTAAAATATGTTAAATTATCACTAATTCAATTTGTAAGAAAATTGCTTAAAAAAAGTCTTAAGGTCGAAGTCTATATATCTATTAACTTATTTTTGAAAAATATCAAAAATAAGTTAATAATTTAAAGTAAAAATTTGGTTAATCAACACTTGTGGAAAATTGTAATGAAGTTAAGAGTGTGGAAAAGTTACACAGAAATCTATTCAACAAGATTGAAAATGACTGGCAAGTGCAAAATAAATCCATTTTGCTTGTGGAACTTTTATCACATCTATTTTAAATATAAATACAATCAAATAATATGAGAATAATTATCAGACTTATGTGAATTGGATGGGTATTATGGTATAATTTAGAGTAGAAGTAAATTGCTTATTAGTTTTTGATATTTATGTAAAAATAAGTGGATAAGCTTAGTAGTTTATAGAATGGTTATAGAATTAGGTATTGGGATTAAACATGATAACTTTTATATCTTAAAGGACGAAGGGAAGGATAAATACAATGTTTAAGAAAATGAAAATATCCCAAAAATTAATAGGAAGTAGTGTGATATGTACTGTATTCTTAGTTTTAGTCGGCATAGCTGGTCTATTTAGCATGAACAAACTAAATATAAATACAGATAAAATTTATAATAATAATTTAATGAGACTTCAGAAGTTATATGTAGTAAAAAGTAATACTAACTTAGGACTATCTGATATGGAACATATTATTAATAGTAATTTTAAAAATGATATAGATGAGGCACAAAAAGATTTAGCAGATTTATCTGATTTAAATAATAAAACTTTTGAAGAAATTGAAAAAATACCTTATTCTAGTGAAAAAGAAGAAGCTGATTATAAAAAAGTTAAAGATGCGTTAATTAGGTATAGGGATATAAGAACAAAGATAATAAAGGAGGTAACTGACAATAATTATGAGGGAGCTATTGCACTATATAATTCGGAGTATGTTACTTTAAGAGAAGAAATAGCTGATGATATAAATGTTATAATAAATGAAAATATTGATGCGGCCAAAGAAACATCGGAATCAAGTAACGCAGTTTTTAAAAATTCGTTTAAATTTCTTGCAATATTTATTGTTATTTCAGCATTGATATTAGCCATATTAAGTGGTGGATTAGCAATTTGGTTAAGAAAGAGAATAAACAGCATAGTTAATTTTGCTAATGGTTTAGCGGAAGGAGATCTTACTGAGAAAATAAATATAAATGCATATGATGAAATAGGTAATATGTCAAAAGCATTGAATATTGCTGTATTAGACGTGAAAAATCTTATTATGGAACTTACTAATCGTATGAAAAATGTCAGAATTTCAAATGAAGATCTAACTTCAACAATGGAAGAAATGTCTGCAACTATGAATAATATTAAAACTGTAACTCATGAAATTGCTGATGCAAGCATGAATTTAAGTGCGGCAACTCAAGATGTTAGTTCATATACAATGGAAATAGAAAAGCTGACAGATGACCTTAGCAGAAATGCTGAAAAGAGAGAATTAGATTCAGATGAAATTATGAAGAGAGCGGTAAATGTAAAAGAAAAAGCAGAAGCATCATCTAATAATGCAATAAGCCTATATAATGAAAAAGAAATTAAGATTAAAAAAGCAATTGAGGATATAAAGATAGTTAAAGAAATAGAAAAAATGGCAGAAGCTATTGGTCAAATAGCTGAACAAACTAATCTTCTAGCACTTAACGCATCCATAGAGGCTGCTAATGCAGGGGATGCAGGTCGAGGATTTGCTGTAGTTGCAGAGGAAGTTAGAAAATTAGCTGAGAAGTCATCAGAAACAGTTATAGATATAAAGAAAAATATAGGTACAGTTGGAAGTGTTATTGAAAACTTTACTAATAATACTAAAGATATATTGAGATTTATTGATAGTCAGGTTAGACCAGATTACGAAATGTTGAAGTCTATAGGAAATCAATATGAAAAAGATGCTGAAGTTGTGAATGAAATGTCAAAAGAGATTGCTGAGTCAGCAATTAAAATTGCAGATAATGTATCTAAAGTCAATAATGCTATAGTAAATATTTCGTCAAAATCACAGCAATCAGCTTCTAGTGTAGAAGAGATATTTGCAAGTATCAGCGAAACTAGCGCCTCAGTAGATAATGTTACTAATCAGGCAAAAGACACATCAGAGATGGCTGATAGCATGATAGAAATGGCAAATAAATTTAAAGTCTAGAAATATATAAGTTCTGAATAATATATAGAATTGTTTTATCCAGGCGCTTTGAAAAAATATAAGGAATTAAAATTTTTAGAATATATGCAGGGCCAAATATTCATTTTAGTAGAATGTTTATTTGGCTTTGTTTTATTCTTTGGAAATTTATATTCCAGTAAAATCTATGGCTCAACAGTCGCCTGCGATTTTTGTATAAATATTAATATAGAATATTTTATTTTTAGTGATTATATAATTTATTGCGATATATAACAAGTGAAGTTTGTTACATAATGTAACAATTGATACAGCAAATGTATTTTTTCAGAGTTATACTTATAAAAAAGTAAGGGGGAGTATAATTTGGAAAAAATAATAGAAATAGAGAAAATGATTTGTAAAATGAGACAATCCTTATATGAAATTATAAACAATGAAAAAAGTTTATTAGGAATAGAAGTTATTACTGCTAGTCAAAGGTTAGACGACA encodes the following:
- a CDS encoding IS4 family transposase, which gives rise to MKNTTTIFDIFQTFLSEKEVEKFSKILEYVDTARKFTLYDLIKFFIAAATNEYKSYRDGVEHMESVGLTPVDYSTISKKASKVDYKISKTLFEIIVSKCNRRMRRILNLPKQLIAIDSTTVTVGENRLKWAKFNGKKSGIKLHISLNINDFTPQKVIETIAKKHDGPIGEGLIDVHSILVEDRAYENHERFDMFKEIKQSFVIRIKNNTILSKPKKLRSLGVVENSSVIRDVTCYLGKETKKTQNRFRVVEFTDYYGKSVKVCTDLMNITPEKIAEIYKERWKIETFFKFIKQNLNVKRIFGTTENAVYNQLFISLIAYVLLQFTYVETTKNLKYVKLSLIQFVRKLLKKSLKVEVYISINLFLKNIKNKLII
- a CDS encoding methyl-accepting chemotaxis protein, translating into MFKKMKISQKLIGSSVICTVFLVLVGIAGLFSMNKLNINTDKIYNNNLMRLQKLYVVKSNTNLGLSDMEHIINSNFKNDIDEAQKDLADLSDLNNKTFEEIEKIPYSSEKEEADYKKVKDALIRYRDIRTKIIKEVTDNNYEGAIALYNSEYVTLREEIADDINVIINENIDAAKETSESSNAVFKNSFKFLAIFIVISALILAILSGGLAIWLRKRINSIVNFANGLAEGDLTEKININAYDEIGNMSKALNIAVLDVKNLIMELTNRMKNVRISNEDLTSTMEEMSATMNNIKTVTHEIADASMNLSAATQDVSSYTMEIEKLTDDLSRNAEKRELDSDEIMKRAVNVKEKAEASSNNAISLYNEKEIKIKKAIEDIKIVKEIEKMAEAIGQIAEQTNLLALNASIEAANAGDAGRGFAVVAEEVRKLAEKSSETVIDIKKNIGTVGSVIENFTNNTKDILRFIDSQVRPDYEMLKSIGNQYEKDAEVVNEMSKEIAESAIKIADNVSKVNNAIVNISSKSQQSASSVEEIFASISETSASVDNVTNQAKDTSEMADSMIEMANKFKV
- a CDS encoding aspartyl-phosphate phosphatase Spo0E family protein, whose product is MEKIIEIEKMICKMRQSLYEIINNEKSLLGIEVITASQRLDDIINQYNELLDKGI